A single window of Paracoccus albus DNA harbors:
- a CDS encoding short-chain fatty acyl-CoA regulator family protein: MRNTYQGGQLRRLRETHGMTQAALAKLLGLSPSYLNQIERNQRPLSRAVLQKLDDSFGAEAQPFHDAGDGRLASRLRAALADQGAAPSLAELHDFADNSPALAKLILDMRRRLRSATERADLLAEQVSGQPGTPIAPTAFEAVRDYFYSRRNYIAELDRAAEPLGTLLPINTRADALTTYLSDRHGIRVEQRNGTDSLRNFDANARVLHVSSHLTDSQQAFQMGTQLALLEEAKTIDRLCAESGLSEEDQTLLRIGLANYYAGALILPYGEFLAAAEAARYDIELLSHRFGVGFETTCHRLSTLQRQGATGVPFFFIRVDRAGNISKRQSATDFHFSRFGGSCPLWTIYDAFSRPGEVLRQVAQMPDGRRYLWVARTVQHGGGRFGAPVKSFAIALGCDVAHADRLVYAEGLDLLGPEAATPIGPGCKLCDRPSCPQRAFPMIGQPVRATPGRTSFAPYSFDASSLP, translated from the coding sequence ATGCGAAATACCTATCAGGGCGGCCAGTTGCGCCGTCTGCGCGAGACGCATGGCATGACACAAGCCGCCCTTGCCAAGCTTCTGGGACTGTCGCCCAGCTACCTTAACCAGATAGAGCGGAACCAGCGTCCGCTAAGCCGCGCGGTCCTGCAGAAGCTGGATGATTCGTTCGGGGCCGAGGCGCAGCCTTTTCACGATGCCGGTGACGGTCGGCTTGCTTCTCGGTTGCGGGCGGCGCTTGCAGATCAGGGCGCGGCGCCAAGCCTCGCCGAGCTTCATGATTTCGCGGACAACTCGCCGGCGCTTGCAAAGCTTATTCTGGATATGCGGCGACGGTTGCGCTCTGCGACCGAACGGGCCGATCTGTTGGCGGAACAGGTTTCCGGACAACCGGGCACCCCAATCGCGCCGACCGCGTTCGAGGCCGTGCGCGATTATTTCTACAGCCGCCGCAATTACATCGCCGAACTCGACCGGGCGGCGGAACCGCTTGGGACGCTGCTGCCGATCAACACCCGCGCCGATGCGCTGACAACCTATCTATCAGATCGGCACGGCATTCGGGTCGAACAGCGCAACGGAACGGACTCCCTTCGCAATTTCGATGCGAATGCCCGTGTTCTGCATGTGTCTTCACACTTAACGGATTCGCAGCAAGCCTTTCAGATGGGCACACAGCTGGCATTGCTGGAGGAAGCGAAAACCATCGATCGCCTTTGCGCCGAATCCGGCCTCTCGGAAGAGGACCAGACTTTGCTGCGCATCGGGCTTGCGAACTATTATGCCGGCGCGCTGATCCTGCCCTATGGCGAATTCCTGGCAGCAGCCGAGGCCGCGCGATACGATATCGAACTGCTTTCACACCGCTTTGGTGTCGGGTTTGAGACGACCTGTCACCGGCTTTCCACCCTGCAACGGCAAGGCGCTACCGGGGTGCCATTCTTCTTCATACGCGTCGATCGCGCCGGCAATATTTCAAAAAGACAATCCGCGACGGATTTTCACTTCTCTCGTTTTGGCGGATCCTGCCCGCTCTGGACGATCTATGATGCATTCTCCCGACCCGGCGAGGTCTTGCGCCAGGTCGCCCAAATGCCGGATGGCAGGCGCTATCTTTGGGTCGCCCGAACCGTCCAGCATGGCGGCGGCAGGTTTGGCGCGCCGGTAAAAAGCTTCGCCATCGCATTGGGATGCGACGTCGCCCATGCAGATCGTCTGGTCTATGCAGAGGGTCTGGACCTGCTGGGCCCAGAGGCCGCAACGCCCATAGGACCCGGCTGCAAACTATGCGACAGACCGTCCTGCCCGCAACGCGCCTTTCCCATGATCGGCCAGCCGGTCAGGGCGACACCCGGCCGCACCAGCTTCGCGCCCTATTCGTTCGACGCGTCGTCCTTGCCGTAG
- a CDS encoding epoxyqueuosine reductase QueH produces the protein MSEQIERPVLTPPKGEKKVLLHSCCAPCSGEVMEAMTASGIDYTIFFYNPNIHPHKEYLLRKDENIRFAEQHDVPFVDADYDSDNWFARAKGMEWEPERGIRCTMCFDMRFERTALYAHEHGFPVMTSSLGISRWKDMKQINGCGERAVKPYDGLDYWDFNWRKGGGANRMIEISKREEFYMQEYCGCVYSLRDTNRHRREVGRGPIEIGTMFYGKDDASNE, from the coding sequence ATGTCGGAACAAATCGAACGCCCTGTCCTGACCCCGCCTAAAGGCGAGAAAAAAGTGCTGCTGCATTCCTGCTGCGCCCCCTGTTCGGGAGAGGTGATGGAGGCGATGACGGCATCGGGGATCGACTATACGATCTTTTTTTATAACCCGAACATCCATCCCCATAAGGAATACCTTCTGCGCAAGGATGAAAACATCCGCTTCGCTGAACAGCACGATGTTCCATTCGTCGATGCGGATTATGACAGCGACAACTGGTTCGCCCGCGCCAAAGGGATGGAGTGGGAGCCAGAGCGGGGAATCCGCTGCACCATGTGTTTCGACATGCGGTTTGAGCGCACGGCGCTTTATGCGCATGAGCACGGCTTTCCTGTCATGACCTCCAGCCTGGGGATTTCCCGCTGGAAGGACATGAAGCAGATCAATGGCTGCGGCGAACGTGCGGTAAAGCCCTATGACGGGCTCGACTATTGGGATTTCAACTGGCGCAAGGGCGGCGGCGCGAACCGCATGATTGAAATATCGAAGCGCGAAGAATTCTACATGCAGGAATATTGTGGTTGTGTTTACAGCCTGCGTGATACCAACCGCCATCGGCGAGAGGTCGGGCGTGGTCCGATTGAAATCGGGACGATGTTCTACGGCAAGGACGACGCGTCGAACGAATAG
- a CDS encoding SAM-dependent methyltransferase, with translation MTKGSLTVISSSGEELVLGDGTGAPVKVRFNTARAERGTATDPALKVGEYYMEGEIDLLEGSIYDFIMLGYANAGRGLMPAMWMKAFERLRIVARRLHQINTLPKSRGNVQRHYDLSAELYRLFLDPDMQYSCAYFPTPDTPLAEAQLLKKRHIAAKLDLSDGCEVLDIGCGWGGMGLYLARVAGANLTGVTLSDEQLAVAQRRAASESLTERVDFRIQDYREIEADFDRIVSVGMFEHVGINHFDTFFHKSAEMLRHDGIMLLHTIGRADPPGATNPFLQRYIFPGGYIPALSEIMRSVEKSGLVVTDIEVLRLHYAETLKAWRKNFMARREAAKEIYDEAFCRMWEFYLAGSEASFREGGMVVYQLQLAHRVDSVPVTRDYLEAAEGRLEELESQRGIPGPAWPEDPPALD, from the coding sequence ATGACCAAGGGCAGCCTGACCGTCATCAGCAGCTCTGGCGAAGAATTGGTCCTGGGCGACGGAACGGGCGCGCCCGTGAAGGTTCGCTTCAACACTGCCCGCGCCGAACGCGGGACTGCGACAGACCCCGCCTTGAAAGTAGGCGAATATTATATGGAAGGAGAGATCGACCTGCTTGAAGGTTCGATCTACGATTTCATCATGCTGGGCTATGCCAATGCCGGGCGTGGATTGATGCCGGCCATGTGGATGAAGGCGTTTGAGCGGCTGCGGATCGTTGCCCGCCGCCTGCATCAAATCAACACTTTGCCGAAATCGCGCGGTAACGTGCAGCGCCACTATGATCTGTCGGCAGAACTGTATCGCCTGTTTCTTGATCCAGACATGCAGTATTCCTGCGCCTACTTTCCAACGCCCGACACGCCTTTGGCGGAGGCCCAGCTTCTGAAAAAGCGTCACATCGCGGCAAAACTGGATCTGTCGGACGGGTGCGAGGTGCTGGATATCGGCTGCGGCTGGGGCGGAATGGGCCTTTATCTTGCGCGGGTGGCGGGTGCGAATCTCACGGGCGTGACCTTGTCGGACGAACAATTGGCCGTCGCACAGCGAAGGGCCGCGTCAGAGAGCCTGACCGAACGCGTCGATTTCCGCATTCAGGATTATCGGGAAATCGAGGCAGATTTCGATCGCATTGTTTCTGTTGGCATGTTCGAACATGTCGGCATCAACCACTTCGACACTTTTTTCCACAAAAGCGCCGAGATGCTTCGGCATGACGGGATCATGCTGCTACACACAATCGGTCGCGCCGATCCCCCCGGCGCAACAAACCCTTTCCTGCAACGCTATATCTTCCCGGGCGGGTATATTCCGGCCCTGTCGGAAATCATGCGCTCGGTCGAGAAATCGGGCCTTGTCGTCACCGATATTGAGGTGCTGCGGCTGCACTATGCCGAGACGCTGAAAGCATGGCGCAAGAATTTCATGGCGCGGCGTGAAGCGGCAAAGGAGATCTACGACGAAGCATTCTGCCGCATGTGGGAATTCTATCTCGCCGGCAGCGAAGCATCCTTTCGCGAAGGCGGGATGGTCGTCTACCAGCTGCAACTGGCGCATCGGGTAGATTCCGTGCCGGTCACGCGCGACTATCTGGAAGCGGCAGAGGGTCGGCTTGAAGAGCTTGAAAGTCAGCGCGGCATCCCCGGCCCCGCGTGGCCGGAAGACCCGCCGGCGTTGGATTAA
- a CDS encoding isocitrate lyase: MTNRKTYAELRADLEKRYPSGQTAGGVTIDDIVQLKLQNSYDTHLDIARDMAVVMREDMAAYDADPTLSTQSLGCWSGFHAQQMIKSVKRLRGTTKRAYVYLSGWMVAGLRNTWGHLPDQSMHEKTAVADLIREIYVSLRQADEVAINDLFKELKAAGNDEARNAVIEKIDNFESHVVPIIADIDAGFGNEHATYLLAKELIQAGACCLQIENQVSDAKQCGHQDGKVTVPREDFIEKLRACRLAFEELGVDDGVIVARTDSLGAGLTQKVPVSQEPGDLAAEYIKWLDTEAISDQNPVRDGELAIMQDGEFVKPKRLPNGLFPFKKGSGRARVVEDCIANLTQGGADMLWIETDTPNVAEIAGMVNEVREAVPNAKLVYNNSPSFNWTLNLRKQVRDEWINDGKIQASDYPEGNELMKAEFDASELGQEADARLQRFQHDISTQAGVFHNLITLPTFHLTAKSVDELSRGYFGDDKMLAYVKTVQREEIRRGISAVKHQHEVGSDLGDTFKEMVGGDRALKAGGHANTMNQFAAE; encoded by the coding sequence ATGACCAACCGTAAAACCTATGCCGAGCTTCGCGCCGATCTGGAGAAGCGCTATCCTTCAGGTCAAACCGCTGGCGGTGTCACCATCGACGACATCGTTCAGCTGAAGCTGCAGAACAGCTATGACACCCATCTGGACATCGCCCGCGACATGGCCGTCGTCATGCGCGAAGATATGGCCGCCTATGACGCAGATCCGACGCTGTCCACGCAATCGCTGGGTTGCTGGTCGGGCTTCCACGCCCAGCAGATGATCAAATCGGTCAAGCGCCTGCGTGGCACCACCAAGCGCGCCTATGTCTACCTGTCGGGCTGGATGGTCGCCGGTCTGCGCAACACCTGGGGCCACCTGCCGGACCAGTCGATGCACGAAAAGACTGCCGTCGCCGATCTGATCCGCGAGATCTATGTCTCGCTGCGTCAGGCCGATGAAGTCGCCATTAACGACCTGTTCAAGGAACTGAAAGCTGCGGGCAATGACGAAGCGCGTAATGCCGTGATCGAGAAGATCGACAATTTCGAATCGCATGTCGTCCCGATCATCGCCGATATCGACGCCGGTTTCGGCAACGAGCACGCGACCTATCTGCTGGCGAAAGAGCTGATCCAGGCCGGTGCCTGCTGCCTTCAGATCGAAAACCAGGTCTCGGACGCCAAGCAATGCGGCCACCAGGACGGCAAGGTTACCGTGCCGCGCGAGGACTTCATCGAAAAGCTGCGCGCCTGCCGCCTGGCATTCGAGGAGCTGGGCGTCGATGACGGCGTGATCGTCGCGCGCACCGACAGCCTTGGCGCAGGTCTGACCCAGAAGGTTCCGGTCAGCCAGGAGCCGGGCGATCTGGCCGCAGAATACATCAAATGGCTGGATACCGAGGCGATCAGCGACCAGAACCCGGTCCGCGACGGTGAGCTTGCGATCATGCAGGATGGCGAATTCGTCAAGCCGAAGCGCCTGCCGAACGGTCTGTTCCCGTTCAAGAAGGGCTCGGGCCGGGCGCGTGTTGTCGAAGACTGCATCGCCAACCTGACGCAGGGCGGCGCCGACATGCTCTGGATCGAAACCGACACGCCGAACGTGGCCGAAATCGCCGGTATGGTGAACGAAGTCCGCGAGGCGGTTCCGAATGCCAAGCTGGTCTATAACAACTCGCCCTCGTTCAACTGGACGCTGAACCTGCGCAAGCAGGTCCGGGATGAGTGGATCAATGACGGCAAGATCCAGGCCAGCGATTACCCGGAAGGGAATGAGCTGATGAAGGCGGAATTCGATGCCTCGGAACTGGGTCAGGAAGCCGATGCGCGTCTGCAGCGCTTCCAGCACGACATCTCGACCCAGGCTGGCGTGTTCCACAACCTGATCACCCTGCCGACCTTCCACCTGACCGCGAAATCGGTGGACGAGCTGTCGCGCGGCTACTTCGGCGACGACAAGATGCTGGCCTATGTCAAAACCGTTCAGCGCGAGGAAATCCGTCGCGGTATCTCGGCGGTCAAGCACCAGCACGAGGTCGGTTCGGACCTTGGCGACACGTTCAAGGAAATGGTCGGCGGCGACCGTGCGCTGAAAGCGGGCGGCCACGCAAACACGATGAACCAGTTCGCAGCCGAATAA